The Geminocystis sp. NIES-3708 genomic sequence ATCACTAATCATGGAAACTTTTAAGTAATTAACAATTAACAATTAACAATATTAAGTCCCCTTTATGAAGAGGGAATTAGGGGTAAGTGAGTAAGTCCTGAAATTTAAAAAATTTATTTTTTCTCTGTTAATTGGTAACAGTTTTCAAGAGATTTATCGTAGGAAAGACTATAATTTTGTGCTGAAAAACTAATTTTACTACTAGCACCTGATGAGGTTATTTTAACTTGTAAATTTCCTTGACTATCGATGCCTATAATTTTTCCTTGTACTTGTTCAATAGATATTTTTTCGTGGAGATTATACATTAAATTATTATATTTATCTATAACATAATCAATTCCTAAATTTAGATACTCTTGATAACCATTAATAATCCCTAAAGTTACTATTTCTGCTAAATTTTCAATGGATTTAATTCTAAAATTATTCGTTTTTTGACAATAGTTTATTAAGTTAATTCCGTTATCTGGAATTTGATTCTCATAGTTAATACCAATTCCGATTACTACTTCTTTGATTATCTCTTTATCAGTTTTAATTTCCAACAAAATTCCACCTAATTTTTTTCTGTCTAAAATTAAATCATTAAGCCATTTTATTTGTACTGGAATATCAAATTTTCTTAATTCTGTAACAATACCAGATACTGAAAATAATATTAAATGAGACATATTTTTAATAGATAGTCTTACTTCTAATACTATACTTAAATATAATCCTCCTAAAGGGGAACTCCAAATATTGCCTCGTTGTCCTTTTCCTGCGGTTTGTTGTTTAGCGATAACGAAAAAAGGAGGTTTAATATTTTGCTGTATTAATTGCCATGCTTGAGAATTAGTCGAATTTAAAGTTTCATAAACATAACCATTGATGGTATTCTGTTTTACAATTAATAAGGAAAAGTTTTCAGGTAAATTAAGATTTATTTGTTTCATAATTACCATTAAATTTAATAAAAGTTTATACTATGTTAGACGAACAAGAGAATTTAATTGATGTCGAAAAAGTTAACCATACTCCTGAAAAAATAAAACTAATTTATTTAGGTATTTTAGCATTAGGTATTAAAATAGAATCAACAGTTATTCCTGTAAGTAATTCAGAATTAGATTTATTAATTGAATATCTTGCTGAAATTTTACAAAGAAACGATGAATTAATTAGAAGAGCTTGTTCTTTATTAGAGCAAATAGAAACTTCTAATGAGAAGAATTATTATTATGGTATAGTAAAAGATTATTTAGATCAATTTTTAGTTTTGTCTCAATCTGAAGAATTTTTAGATATAAATATTGCCGTTGAAAATCAATCTTATTTTGCCTTAAAAATACTAACTGATTTATTGTTTTATAGTGGAAAATCTGGAAAACGTTTCCTTAAACAACAATTACAATGTTTATAAAAACACACAACTGAAATGCCTTTTACTTTAGACATCTTCCATGATTTTCAAAATCACGGCTAAAGCTTTTACTAAGAAGAGATAACAAATTTTTTTAGAGAAGTTTATTGCCTATTGCCTACTTTTACCATTAAAATTTAGATGCGTTTTTCCCTAATTTTATGAATGATAATCGTTTTGGAGTAATATTAGTCACCATTGGTAATAAAAAAGAAGCAATGAAGATGGCAAAAAAACTTATTGAAGAAAATTTAGCCGCCTGTGTTAATTGTCTGCCAATTACCTCTGTTTATCGTTGGCAAGAAAAAATTTGTCAAGATTCAGAATGGCAGTTGATAATTAAAACGGATTTACAGCTTTTTTGCACGTTAGAAAATAGAATCAAAGAGTTACATTCTTATGAAGTGCCAGAAATTATAGCTATACCCATTATCAAAGCTTCTCAACCTTATCTAAATTGGATTGAAGAAAACGTTATTAAGTCATAAAAATTTCTGAAAAATATTATGGGATACATTATCAGTACTGTTAATATGAAAGGAGGCGTAGGTAAAACTACTTTAACAGTTAATTTAGCTACCTCTTTAGCCAAAAATTTTAACCAAAAAGTTTTAGTTTTAGATTTAGATGCACAAATTAGTGCTACTTTAAGTTTGTTACCTCCCCACGAATTTGGTAAATTAAGAAAAAAACGCAAAACTCTTAGTTATTTGATTGATAATATAGTTCAACCTAATCCTTATGCCAAATTAGGAATTCATGATTTAATTACTAAGTCTGTGTGTGGTTTACCAAAGTTAGAATTGTTGCCCGGAGATATTGAGTTATATGATGAATATTTAGTATCAGAAATGCTACATCAACAAGCTGTTAATGAAAATAAAATCGAAAATTTTGAATCAGTTTGGAATACCTTTGAAAGACTTTTAATCCATAATATTTTACAACCTGTTATTGATGATTATGATTTTATCATCATAGATTGTGCCCCCGGATATAATCTTTTAACTCGAAGTGCCATTGCGGCTAGTGATTTTTATTTATTACCAGCACGTCCTGAACCATTATCATTAGTAGGAATACAATTATTAGAAAGACGAATTAAAAAGTTAAAAGATAGTCATGAAATTAATAACCCTTTAAGTTTGAATTTATTGGGTATAGTTTTCATTCTGTCCGAAGCGGGATTATTTGGACGTTATGATAAATATTATGATCAAGTTATTAGACGGGTTAAACAAGATTTTAATATAGATCAGTTATTTTCTACTGATATTCCCATGGATGTTAATGTTGCTAAAGCTGTTGATTTATTTATGCCTGCGGTATTAACTTCCCCTAATTCTAGTGGCTCAAAAGCTTTTAGTAAACTTACGGAAGAATTTTTAGGTAAGATTAACACTTTCCGTGCAAATCATGGTTAGACAAAATTCAGAATTGAGAATGAAAAACTATTAATTTTTAGTAATTAGAGTCAATCAAAATATTCTTTTTATTTATATATTGCTTGAAGTTTTACAATACAAGTTAATAACTTAATAATTTGGAGAATTTATTCACTATGGACGTTAAAATGTTAATAGTTATCTTAACAGGTTTATTCATTGTTTCTGCATTGTTTTTCGGCACTAGAAACGGTTTCTATGACTCCGATGACTATGATGGGAACGGTTCGGCACATTAAAGTTTATGATTTATGATTAAGCGGCAAGAAATTTTTTCCCCTCCGCAAATTGCTTTTTCTTGTTATCCCTTTGGTGTTGGCAATCAAACTGAAGGGGTGGCAATCCTTCTCAATATCGGTAATTACCGTATTTTACTTGATTGTGGTTTAGCGGAAATAGATTCTTTATCTGCAAATAATGAACCTCCTGCTGATTGGGTTTTTTGTAGTCATGCTCATCAAGATCATGCTCGTGGTTTACTGTCTTTACATCAAAAATTTCCTGATTTACCTATTTATACCAGTGATGTCACGGCTAAGTTACTTCCTCTCAATTGGTTAAATCAAAAAAACTTTTCTTCTTTATCTTTTGCTCAAGTTTTACCTTGGCGATCTCGAAGTAATATATCCAAAAAAATAGATATTACTGATAGAAACCCTATTAATTTAGAATCAGATTTAACGGTAGAATTATTTCCCGCAGGACATTTACCCGGTGCAACTTCTTTTTTGTTTGAATATAAATACAATAATCGAATTTATAAAATTTTCTATACAGGGGATTTTTGTTTATCGAATTTACAATTAGTCGAAGGATTGTCTCTTGATAGTTTACGGGGTTTAAATCCTGATGTCTTAATCTTAGAAGGTAGTTATGGCACTGCTCGACATCCCCATCGCCGTCAACAAGAAAAATACTTGATGGAGAGAATTAAATCTGCTTTAACCGATAATGTTAATGTTATCTTGCCTGTGCCTACTTTTGGTTTAGGTCAAGAATTATTAAAATTATTGCGATCACATCATGAGTTTACGGGAGCAAATTTAGATATATGGGTAGATGGAGACTTACCCACAGCTTGTGATTTATATTTAGAGTTAATGGATTATTTTCCTGCTAATGTGCAAAATTTTGCTAAACATCAGCCATTATTTTGGGATGATAAAATTAAACCAAGAATGAGACGAGTAGAAAATAATCTGCCCCGCCATCAATTAATTAATAGCCCAAGTATTGTTTTAACAGATAATATCAATCATTTAGAAGAATATTGTGAGCAAAGTCAAGAAAAATGGTTAGTTTTAATTTCTGAACAGTCAAAAATCAAGCATTGCTCAATATTTCAAAGATTTATAGCCAATATCAACCCTAAAAAAATTATTCTTGAAGATTATTTATTAGCAGAACACAGTGACGGCAAAAATACAACTCAACTTATTCACAATTTGCGTCCCCAGCATATTATATTCGTTCATGGTTCGCCGAATTATTTAGCAGATTTAACTAGCCTAGAAGAATTACAAAATCGTTATCAATTACACTCTCCTAGGGTGGGAATAATGGTTGATTTACCCATCGGGGCAAAATTTATGCAACCGAAAGTAACTCCTCAAAGCAACTATGAAGGGGAATTAAATGAAACAGGAGCATATATTACAATTACTTTACCAGAACAAATCAACAAAGATCCTCGATGGCAAAATTTCGCCGATACAGGATTAGTGGAAGCACGTTGGCAAGGCGAAGAATTAGTTTTAAGGGGATTATCTCAACGAGAATTATTACAACAAAATAGTTTACTGCGTCGTCAATTAAATCCTGAATCTTGTGGTAATTGTGCTTATTATCAAGATCAATCTTGTAATAATAAAAATTCTCCGTTAGATGGTTTTAAAGTGCCGACAGATGGTTATTGTCCTTTCTTTGAAGGGATTTTGTGAACTATAGCAACGTGAGTTGGAGATAAAATTATCAGTGAAGATAAGAGATAGAGAGATTATGTTTTTGTAAATCAATAAAATTCTCTCAAAAATACACGAATAGCATAGATATTGAGAATTTTTTCCCCATTCTACTTGTCCACCTGTCCATCTATCCACTTGTCTTGTTTTGATTATTTTTCTTCTGCCAAACCGAAGTATTACCCCATTAATCAAATTAAAGTCTATTGACTAAATCTCTGGCTTTGGTGATGGTATCTGGTAAAACACCTACAATCAAGGCAAATATTTCGTCAGGTACTTGATTTGCTGTCTTTGCATCGAACCAATGCTCAAATTGATTAAGAATAACTTGAGCTCTCTCATGAGGTATGGGATTATCCGTAATTTGCTTTGTTAATCTTACCCATTGTCTTCTAATTAAATAAGCACGTTGCCTTTCCGATTGATTGAGGGGTGAAATTAAAGATAATTTACCTACGGGGATAACTTTTTGTAAATCTTCATCAAAACACCCCCCCACAATTGCCCCAGGTCCGGCAAATTCTGCATAATAAGTTTTAATTAAAATTAAGCCATTTTTTCTTTTAGGATTAATCACTAATAACTTTTTATCTCGCAAAAAATCATTTATGTCATATTCTGTTGAATTAGAAGCAATAGTCATAATCAAATGGATTTGGCTAAGAGTAAACGACGCTTACTAGGTACGAATAAACTATATAAGTCAGTTTCTACTTGCCGAATAGTATAACCGTTTCGCAAATACAACTGTTTTCCACTTTGGTTACTTGCTAAAACATGAAGATAAAGTTCTTTAAATCCATGCTCTTTGGCGATAGTTTCACATTTAGATAATAGTTTACTACCGATACCTTGACGGCGATAATTTTTACTCACCGCCAGATTAGCAATATAAGGATAGGTTTTTTTCCCCTTCCAACCATATTCTGTACGAAATGATAATTCTACTGTACCCTTTATTTTCTTACAGTTTTGTTTTTCAGGTGTTATCTTATTTACAGCGACAAGACAAAAATGACTTGCATCGGTTTTTTTTAATCGGTTACGTAAATCTTCACAAACACTTAGCTTGATAAAAGGATAAATCCATAGGGTTAAGTCGTTAAAATTATTAAAACTCAGGGTTAGAACATCTCCAATTTCATTTACATCACTTAGATCGGCAGAGCGAACTAATGTATCTGAAGATTTTTGATGAGCAGGTGTCGAGGCAAAAAAATTTTGAGAACCGAAGAATGATGATTGCACGAATAATACAAAAAATAGTAGATAATTTGGTTATGGATATATAATTTAAGTTTAAATGCAGTTCAATTTTCTCTATATTAACAGGGATTGTTTTTTCCTACATCCGAAATCGAACATCGGACACTATTATTAAGCTCATTTCAGTTCGATATAAAAAACTTTGAAAAATAAGGATTTAAGACTGATGACATACCAAATTGTCGTCACTGAAAAGAATTAAATTTGACAAATAAGTATCGAAAATCAATTTTAATGGTGTTTAAATCAATCCTCTTCTCGTCACTGACCTGAATTCGACATAAAATTATCGGTGATATCTGACTCTCGTTGATAGGCTGACAGGAAGATAGGTAGATGGTATTTCTTGTGAATGAATAAAATTATCCCAAAAATGTATAAAAATTACCTCAGTTCGAGATAAAATTATCAGTCAAGAGAAGGTTTTAGGTATCAAGTGTTAGGTATCAGGTAAAGAATTGGTAAAAAAGTTGTTCAAATTAACTTTATCAAAATTAAATTAAGTAATTAATTGATATAAACAAAGAAATTGTCAACCCGTCAACCTATCCACTTGTCAACTTGTCAACTTGTCAATTTTCTTATCTACTGAATTTAGTTTGATTTTCCGTTAAAATTTAATTTTGTTGAGGTATAAAAACAATTTTATAAATAATGGAAACAAACAATTTAATTTTACGACAAAATATTACTGGAGCAAGACGTTTCAGCAATTTCTGGTGGGCAAGTGTGGTTTCCATTGGTGGTATCGGTTTTTTATTAGCTGGTTTATCTAGTTATTTTCATACTAACTTTCTGATGGTTAGTGATACTTCTACACTTCCATTTGTCCCTCAAGGTATTGCTCTAACTTTTTATGGTGTCGCTGGTACTTTATTAGCCTTATATTTATGGCTGATGGTTTTTCTCAATGTTGGGGGTGGTTATAATGAATTTGATAAGAAAAAAGGTAATGTTACTATTTTTCGTTTCGGATTTCTTGGTAAAAATCGCCGAATTGAGTTAGTTTATAATTTGGATGATATTCAAGCTATTAGGGCAGAAATCAAAGAAGGTTTAAATCCTAAAAGAACTTTATATTTAAGAGTTAAGCCAAAAAGAGATATTCCTTTAACCCCTGTGGGTGAACCTATTTCTCTTTCTAAGTTAGAAAATCAAGGTGCAGAATTAGCTCGTTTTCTCACTGTACCTTTAGAAGGACTTTAAATAATTAACAATTAATAATTAACCCTTTAATTTATTTTATGACAGTGATGAAAATTTCTAATCATGTCAATATTTTTTTGATTTTGTTTTTCATAACAGCGATTAGTTTATCTGGATGTCAGCAGTTGGGTGCTAATACAAATACAGAAAATAATTCTGCTACTACCCAAGAAAATGTTAATTCAGAAAATCCTCCTGAAAATTCTCCCGAAATTACTCAAATTACTCAAAATACAATGAATTTACCTCGATTAGAAGGCAAGGCTACGGTTGTAATGAAAGTTAATGGTCAATCTATCACTATTGAGGTTGACGGCGATAATGCACCAATTACGGCGGGTAATTTTGTCGATTTAGTACAAAAAGGCATTTATAATGGTTTAGTATTTCATCGTGTCGTTAAAGAGCCTCAACCCTTTGTTGTACAAGGTGGAGATCCTCAAGGTAAAGATCCTAAATTTCCTGCTTCTGCTTTGGGTACTGGGGGTTATAATGATCCTGAAACTAAAAAACAACGTTATATTCCTTTAGAAATTCGTCCTCAGTATGATGAAACGGAAAAAGACGCACAAATTCCCGAAATTATTTACAGCACAACCATTAAACAACCACCACAGTTGAAACATGATTATGGTGTAATTGCTATGGCTAGATCTCAAGCCCCAGATTCTGCCTCTTCTCAGTTTTATTTTACCTTAGCTGATTTACCTTTCCTTGATGGTAGTTATGCAGTTTTTGGTAAAGTTACTGAAGGTATGGATGTGGTTGAAAAAATTAAACAAGGCGATCGCATTGAAACTGCAGAAGTTATTACTGGTGCTGAAAATCTGAAACAAGGGAAATAATTAATAATTAATTTTAATGAATTTACCCTCAATTCTAGTATTTATTACTAATTAGTTATAACTTATTACTTATCTTGACTGATAATTTTATCTTGAACTCAGGTAAATTTGCCTTTTGCAATTCCGAATTCCTAATTGTTTTTGATGGTTAAAGTTGTTGTTACAGGCATTAGTCTTCTTAGTTGTTTTGGCAATAAAAATGCTACTTGGAAAGGGATTGTCGAAGGAAATTCGGGAATTAAATTAAGTCAACCTTTTAATTTTTTTCCTGAATTACCCCTAGGATTAATTAACTCTCAACCTTCTCCTATATTTGATTTGACGACTCAATTAATTAAAGATGTTTGTTTAGACGGAAATATTTTTCCCCCATTAAATGATATTGCGGTAGTTATCGGTTCGAGTCGTGGTTGTCAAAGTCAATGGGAATCGTTTTTATCTTTATTTTCTTCTCACAATTTAGATCAAATTTCTGATTTTTCTCCCCATTGGCTAAATACCTTGCCCTCTCAACCTGCCCTTATTGTCGCTAAATATTTACAAACTTCTGCTTGTGTACTTGCTCCTGCTAATGCTTGTGCTACAGGATTAGTGGCGATCGCTCAAGGATACGAATTAATTAAACAAAAAAAAACTGAAAGAGTAATTGTTGGTGCGGTAGAAACTCCCATTACTCCTTTAACCATAGCAGGATTTACTCAAATGAAAGCATTAAGTGATACTGGATGTTATCCTTTTGCCAGAAAAAGAGATGGATTTGTTTTAGGAGAAGGAGGTGCAATGTTAATGTTAGAAACAGAAGAAATAGCCCGAAATCGTAAAGCTAAAATATATGGTGAAATTCTCTCATGGGGTATGAGTTGTGATGCTAATACCATGACTTCTCCTTCCAGTGATGGTAAAACGGCCATGAGTACCATTGAAAAATGTTTAATACGTGGGGGATTATCTGCAAAAGATATTGATTATATCAACGCTCACGGCACGGGTACAATACTTAACGATCAAAGAGAAGCTAAAATTATTGAGAAACTATTTGTTCATAATCCGAAAGTAAGTTCTAATAAAGGTGCAATAGGTCATACATTAGGTGCTTCTGGTGCTATGGCAACAGTTTTAAGTTTGATGTCTTTAAAAAAACAGATACTATTACCTAATATTGGCTTATCAAATTCCGATTTTTCCCTTAATTTTTGCCGAGAATCTGATGATTATAACCTCAAGAAAATGCTTTGTTTTAGCTTCGGATTTGGCGGACAAAATGCGGTTTTAGCTATCGGAAATTAATTGTTAATTGTTAATTGTTAATTGTTAATGAGTTTAAGATGCTTTTTTGGCGATCGTCATATCCTGTTGACGAGGTTGAGGTGCAACTTTTTGATTATGAACTTGTTGACGACCATTGTGTACAACTCTTAACATATCACTCAAATCTTTTTCTAGTTTACCTAATACTGAGTCAGCATAAATATCCGCTTCGTTTTGAATATCTTCTGCTTCTAAAATAGCTTGTTGTCGAGTTTTAATAGCTTCTTGTTGAATTTTTTGTCTAATTTGCTCTACTTCATTAATAGTTTTCCGTTGTAAATTTTCGCAGTCTTGTTGTACTTGTCTTCTAATTTGATGAGCTTGACTTTCTGCTTGTTGCACAATGCGAGATTCATCTAAGAGTTGTGCCGCTCTTCTTTGAGCATTTTCGACTATTTTTTGAGCATAATTTTGTGCTTCTGAAAGAATTTGCTCTCTTTGCTGTAATATTTGCGTTGCTTGTTGCAAACAATCAGGAATATTAATTCTAATTAAATCTAGTTGATTAATTAATGTATCCTCGTCAATTAAAGTTTTACCCATAAAAGGAATACGAGTGCCATTGAGTATTAAATCTTCTAATCTATCTATTTCATCAGGCATACTAACACCCATTTCTTCTATTTTAGGTGGTTTTTCTGGTGAAGAGTTGAGGGGAATAAATTGTTGTTGAGGTGTTAAATTATTTGCCATAGTCAATCAAAAATCTCCTTTATTGTTCTGATATAAATTACAAGTTATTGAAATAATTAAACTATATATTAGACTGTGTTGATAATAATACGAAAATTAATTAAAGTATTACCGTATTTAATTCTGATGTTTAGGGTAAATATCTTTATTGATAACTATTTTTTCTATCTTTTATTCTCACGAAAGCACTTTTTCAGCAAACTTTACTTATTTTCATTGTACCAAATTCGATTTTGAGGAATACCAAGAGAAATACCAGATCTTTGAAATGCTTCTTTTACTCGCCAACGATATTCTCTACCCACAGCCCATTGTTGTAAAGGTAATGTTTTAATTAAAACTCTGATTAACACTCCATTATGATCTATTTGGTCAATACCTAAAATATCGGCAGTATCAAACATTTTTTCTCGCCATTCTGGTTCTTTATACATTTGATCTGCTACTCTTTGTAAAGTATTCATGGTTTTTTGTAAATTAGCTTCCCATGATACTTGAATCGTAAAATTAACCCTTGACCAATTTTTTGTCATGTTAATGACGCTAGAAACTTGTCCATTAGGAATCGTAATTAATTGTCCATCTAAATTACGTAAAGAAGTTGTATAAAGATTCATCGTTTCTACAAACCCTTCTAATTTATTGATTTGAACAAAATCTCCTAAGGCATAGCGATCCGTGATGAGAATTAATGTACCATTAAGTAAATCATCAAGAATATTACGAGAAAGAAATGCAAATAGTACAGCTAATGCTCCAGCACCAGCTAAAACATTTACGTCTAATCCAATTACTCCTAAGCTCAAGAAAATACCAATGATATTAAATATAATTGTTGTCGCTTTTCTTAAGGCAGGAGAATAAGTATTAACTCTTAATATAGGACGATTAGAATAAGGTTGAAGTTCTTGTTTTTCTTTTGCCCACTCATTTAACGCACTATCAATCCAAAAATCAGTGATTCTATCTGCCAATACCATTGTTACCCATATAAATGGTAATAGTAAGGCTTGGGTGAAAAATAGATTAAATAAAAAACGAGTTTCTCTAAAGGTAACAGTAATAATAGTGATTGCTAAAAAAATGATCGTGATTTGACTTAAAAATATCAAGCTAGAGAATAATTCAATTAAATTGATTTGTTGTTTAATTAAATTTTGTTTTTGTAAGAAGCCTTGTGGAAATAGTTTTACAGAAAAAGATAAGCCTTCAAAAATTAATTGTTTTCCGTTATTGATTCCCTTAAGAAAAATATTTTCTGATAAAGCAAAGTCATTTTTAACATCAGATTTAACTATCTCTTTTTCTTTTTCTTCAATCGTTAATTTAGAATTTTTTAAATTGGTTTTTTTGGCATAATTAGTTTCTGGATTTATCTTTAAACTTTCATTAATTTCATCTAATTTTTCTTGCAAATTTCTTTTTACTTTTCTGAAAATTCTTTTAATTTTTTTCTCTAAGAATACAAATAAAATAGCTATAGTAATAATTAAATTGGAAAAATTAAACCTTAAAAAAGGTCTTTGTATATCCATTTCTAAACCCCAAAGGGCATTACTAAAAGATAGTTTTATTTTTGAACGCCATATTTGCGCTAATTGATCTATTGTCATTGCATTAGCACTAGCATCTACTTCTGTGACAGTGATAATAGCTTGTTGTGGTAAACCTAATTCTTTTTGTCCCGCTACATATACTACTGTTTGACCATTTTCGATGCCTATTTCGACAATAGGAGTTGCTGGATGAAAAGGTTTTTTAGTGGTAATTAGCCAGAATCTCCTATTTTTTCTTTCTTCCATCGGATTATTTC encodes the following:
- a CDS encoding biotin--[acetyl-CoA-carboxylase] ligase, encoding MKQINLNLPENFSLLIVKQNTINGYVYETLNSTNSQAWQLIQQNIKPPFFVIAKQQTAGKGQRGNIWSSPLGGLYLSIVLEVRLSIKNMSHLILFSVSGIVTELRKFDIPVQIKWLNDLILDRKKLGGILLEIKTDKEIIKEVVIGIGINYENQIPDNGINLINYCQKTNNFRIKSIENLAEIVTLGIINGYQEYLNLGIDYVIDKYNNLMYNLHEKISIEQVQGKIIGIDSQGNLQVKITSSGASSKISFSAQNYSLSYDKSLENCYQLTEKK
- a CDS encoding DUF3038 domain-containing protein, encoding MLDEQENLIDVEKVNHTPEKIKLIYLGILALGIKIESTVIPVSNSELDLLIEYLAEILQRNDELIRRACSLLEQIETSNEKNYYYGIVKDYLDQFLVLSQSEEFLDINIAVENQSYFALKILTDLLFYSGKSGKRFLKQQLQCL
- the cutA gene encoding divalent-cation tolerance protein CutA, producing MNDNRFGVILVTIGNKKEAMKMAKKLIEENLAACVNCLPITSVYRWQEKICQDSEWQLIIKTDLQLFCTLENRIKELHSYEVPEIIAIPIIKASQPYLNWIEENVIKS
- a CDS encoding ParA family protein, whose protein sequence is MGYIISTVNMKGGVGKTTLTVNLATSLAKNFNQKVLVLDLDAQISATLSLLPPHEFGKLRKKRKTLSYLIDNIVQPNPYAKLGIHDLITKSVCGLPKLELLPGDIELYDEYLVSEMLHQQAVNENKIENFESVWNTFERLLIHNILQPVIDDYDFIIIDCAPGYNLLTRSAIAASDFYLLPARPEPLSLVGIQLLERRIKKLKDSHEINNPLSLNLLGIVFILSEAGLFGRYDKYYDQVIRRVKQDFNIDQLFSTDIPMDVNVAKAVDLFMPAVLTSPNSSGSKAFSKLTEEFLGKINTFRANHG
- a CDS encoding MBL fold metallo-hydrolase, translated to MIKRQEIFSPPQIAFSCYPFGVGNQTEGVAILLNIGNYRILLDCGLAEIDSLSANNEPPADWVFCSHAHQDHARGLLSLHQKFPDLPIYTSDVTAKLLPLNWLNQKNFSSLSFAQVLPWRSRSNISKKIDITDRNPINLESDLTVELFPAGHLPGATSFLFEYKYNNRIYKIFYTGDFCLSNLQLVEGLSLDSLRGLNPDVLILEGSYGTARHPHRRQQEKYLMERIKSALTDNVNVILPVPTFGLGQELLKLLRSHHEFTGANLDIWVDGDLPTACDLYLELMDYFPANVQNFAKHQPLFWDDKIKPRMRRVENNLPRHQLINSPSIVLTDNINHLEEYCEQSQEKWLVLISEQSKIKHCSIFQRFIANINPKKIILEDYLLAEHSDGKNTTQLIHNLRPQHIIFVHGSPNYLADLTSLEELQNRYQLHSPRVGIMVDLPIGAKFMQPKVTPQSNYEGELNETGAYITITLPEQINKDPRWQNFADTGLVEARWQGEELVLRGLSQRELLQQNSLLRRQLNPESCGNCAYYQDQSCNNKNSPLDGFKVPTDGYCPFFEGIL
- a CDS encoding GNAT family N-acetyltransferase; translated protein: MQSSFFGSQNFFASTPAHQKSSDTLVRSADLSDVNEIGDVLTLSFNNFNDLTLWIYPFIKLSVCEDLRNRLKKTDASHFCLVAVNKITPEKQNCKKIKGTVELSFRTEYGWKGKKTYPYIANLAVSKNYRRQGIGSKLLSKCETIAKEHGFKELYLHVLASNQSGKQLYLRNGYTIRQVETDLYSLFVPSKRRLLLAKSI
- a CDS encoding photosystem I assembly protein Ycf4, which produces METNNLILRQNITGARRFSNFWWASVVSIGGIGFLLAGLSSYFHTNFLMVSDTSTLPFVPQGIALTFYGVAGTLLALYLWLMVFLNVGGGYNEFDKKKGNVTIFRFGFLGKNRRIELVYNLDDIQAIRAEIKEGLNPKRTLYLRVKPKRDIPLTPVGEPISLSKLENQGAELARFLTVPLEGL
- a CDS encoding peptidylprolyl isomerase — translated: MTVMKISNHVNIFLILFFITAISLSGCQQLGANTNTENNSATTQENVNSENPPENSPEITQITQNTMNLPRLEGKATVVMKVNGQSITIEVDGDNAPITAGNFVDLVQKGIYNGLVFHRVVKEPQPFVVQGGDPQGKDPKFPASALGTGGYNDPETKKQRYIPLEIRPQYDETEKDAQIPEIIYSTTIKQPPQLKHDYGVIAMARSQAPDSASSQFYFTLADLPFLDGSYAVFGKVTEGMDVVEKIKQGDRIETAEVITGAENLKQGK
- a CDS encoding beta-ketoacyl-ACP synthase, giving the protein MVKVVVTGISLLSCFGNKNATWKGIVEGNSGIKLSQPFNFFPELPLGLINSQPSPIFDLTTQLIKDVCLDGNIFPPLNDIAVVIGSSRGCQSQWESFLSLFSSHNLDQISDFSPHWLNTLPSQPALIVAKYLQTSACVLAPANACATGLVAIAQGYELIKQKKTERVIVGAVETPITPLTIAGFTQMKALSDTGCYPFARKRDGFVLGEGGAMLMLETEEIARNRKAKIYGEILSWGMSCDANTMTSPSSDGKTAMSTIEKCLIRGGLSAKDIDYINAHGTGTILNDQREAKIIEKLFVHNPKVSSNKGAIGHTLGASGAMATVLSLMSLKKQILLPNIGLSNSDFSLNFCRESDDYNLKKMLCFSFGFGGQNAVLAIGN
- a CDS encoding ATP synthase F0 subunit B, which produces MANNLTPQQQFIPLNSSPEKPPKIEEMGVSMPDEIDRLEDLILNGTRIPFMGKTLIDEDTLINQLDLIRINIPDCLQQATQILQQREQILSEAQNYAQKIVENAQRRAAQLLDESRIVQQAESQAHQIRRQVQQDCENLQRKTINEVEQIRQKIQQEAIKTRQQAILEAEDIQNEADIYADSVLGKLEKDLSDMLRVVHNGRQQVHNQKVAPQPRQQDMTIAKKAS
- a CDS encoding mechanosensitive ion channel domain-containing protein is translated as MKTIRQKIICYFLIFLGSLTLMMSFSPFVDAQIPFLFSEDAINELPQTPAWDLNRAIPCGRFLCSPVFFFGDGDLLGDRIILAIPRDRTKTTREVALEVEQRARFIQNVFIGVFNHLRPIVRNNPMEERKNRRFWLITTKKPFHPATPIVEIGIENGQTVVYVAGQKELGLPQQAIITVTEVDASANAMTIDQLAQIWRSKIKLSFSNALWGLEMDIQRPFLRFNFSNLIITIAILFVFLEKKIKRIFRKVKRNLQEKLDEINESLKINPETNYAKKTNLKNSKLTIEEKEKEIVKSDVKNDFALSENIFLKGINNGKQLIFEGLSFSVKLFPQGFLQKQNLIKQQINLIELFSSLIFLSQITIIFLAITIITVTFRETRFLFNLFFTQALLLPFIWVTMVLADRITDFWIDSALNEWAKEKQELQPYSNRPILRVNTYSPALRKATTIIFNIIGIFLSLGVIGLDVNVLAGAGALAVLFAFLSRNILDDLLNGTLILITDRYALGDFVQINKLEGFVETMNLYTTSLRNLDGQLITIPNGQVSSVINMTKNWSRVNFTIQVSWEANLQKTMNTLQRVADQMYKEPEWREKMFDTADILGIDQIDHNGVLIRVLIKTLPLQQWAVGREYRWRVKEAFQRSGISLGIPQNRIWYNENK